A DNA window from Sporosarcina sp. ANT_H38 contains the following coding sequences:
- a CDS encoding YIP1 family protein: MLGKKRYISFLISIALFFFINQNVIFAGTAYKTFTEDGYGNYVETQSAYTVSNTIVKFGDELFSQPSDLAIGDDQLLYVSDTGNHRILVGDKQGNLIRIIGEEVLKKPNGIFLSEDNKLYVADETAAKVFVFSLEGELLAEFGKPDSILFGEKANFVPEKLAVDRRDNIYIISRGNSNGIIQINANNGEFIGYFAPNKTMVTPLTVFRKAIFTDEQLSKMIDTIPSTAKNLNLDDKGLVYTVSQGEQIEAIKKLNMAGKNIIGTDLFDAFPVSIDVGSLENVFVAGENGFIYEYTSEGNLLFVFGGQDDGRQRVGLFNKISAIALDENDSIFALDSEKKQIQVFEPTEFASLVHKALTLYQNGDYEGSKAPWQEVIKLNSLFDFANLGLGEAYFKDENYVDALASFKLAKYKPGYSDSYWELRNKWMRENIIALLFIIIALFIINKVISRIEKKYQFWSEFKTKIDNKYNLKLMKDLAFVKNFIRHPLDSFYSIKYENKTSILSSTILMFVFFIIYLLEKYYSGFIFGTIEEGDFALGSDFALVFGALLLVIISNYLICTINDGEGRFRHIYSGFIYSFAPYFIIKPFVIIASNFLTFNEAYLLSLTNVIIYVWVAILLVIMIKDINDYSIKETIKIIFLTMFTILIAVLLIFIVYVLISQLISFVMSIINEGVYRIENG; encoded by the coding sequence ATGTTGGGTAAGAAAAGGTATATATCATTTTTGATTAGCATTGCACTCTTCTTCTTTATCAATCAAAATGTGATATTTGCAGGTACAGCATATAAGACATTTACAGAAGATGGTTACGGAAATTATGTAGAAACGCAATCTGCCTACACAGTTTCTAATACCATTGTAAAATTTGGTGATGAACTTTTCTCGCAGCCATCTGATCTAGCGATTGGTGATGATCAACTTCTCTATGTCTCTGATACTGGAAATCATCGAATTCTGGTCGGTGATAAACAAGGAAATCTAATCCGTATCATTGGTGAAGAAGTGTTAAAGAAACCGAATGGTATTTTTCTATCGGAGGATAACAAATTATATGTAGCTGATGAGACAGCGGCAAAAGTATTTGTATTCTCTTTAGAAGGGGAGTTACTAGCGGAATTTGGTAAGCCTGATAGTATCTTATTTGGTGAAAAAGCTAACTTTGTCCCTGAGAAACTTGCTGTAGATCGTCGTGATAATATTTACATTATTTCTCGTGGTAATTCAAATGGTATTATTCAAATTAATGCTAATAACGGAGAGTTTATCGGTTATTTTGCACCGAATAAGACCATGGTTACGCCGCTAACTGTTTTTAGAAAAGCAATATTTACAGATGAACAGCTTAGCAAAATGATTGATACAATCCCTTCGACAGCTAAGAATCTTAACCTCGATGACAAAGGTCTTGTCTACACCGTGTCTCAAGGTGAACAAATAGAAGCAATCAAGAAATTGAATATGGCGGGAAAAAATATTATTGGAACAGATCTTTTTGACGCTTTTCCAGTGTCAATTGATGTTGGATCACTAGAAAATGTTTTTGTCGCAGGTGAGAATGGTTTTATCTATGAGTACACCAGTGAAGGGAACTTGCTATTCGTGTTTGGAGGGCAAGATGATGGACGGCAGCGTGTAGGTCTTTTCAATAAAATTTCAGCCATTGCATTGGATGAAAATGATTCGATTTTCGCATTAGACTCTGAGAAAAAACAAATTCAAGTATTCGAACCCACGGAATTTGCAAGTTTAGTCCATAAAGCATTAACACTTTATCAAAATGGAGACTATGAAGGTAGTAAAGCACCGTGGCAAGAAGTTATTAAGCTAAATAGTTTATTCGATTTTGCAAATCTAGGACTTGGTGAAGCGTATTTTAAAGATGAAAATTATGTGGATGCTTTAGCGTCATTTAAACTAGCAAAATATAAACCGGGTTATTCTGATTCGTATTGGGAACTTCGTAATAAATGGATGCGTGAAAATATCATTGCATTACTGTTTATAATTATTGCATTATTTATTATTAACAAAGTAATTAGTAGAATTGAAAAAAAGTATCAATTCTGGTCTGAGTTTAAAACGAAGATAGATAATAAGTACAATCTTAAGTTAATGAAAGATCTTGCTTTTGTGAAAAATTTTATACGTCATCCGCTGGATAGCTTTTACAGCATTAAATATGAAAATAAGACAAGCATTCTATCATCGACTATTTTAATGTTTGTGTTCTTTATCATTTATTTATTAGAAAAGTACTATTCAGGTTTCATTTTTGGGACTATTGAAGAAGGAGATTTTGCGCTTGGTTCTGATTTTGCCCTAGTGTTTGGCGCGCTGCTGTTAGTGATTATTTCAAACTACCTCATTTGTACGATAAATGATGGTGAAGGGCGCTTTAGGCATATCTATAGTGGTTTTATCTATTCTTTTGCCCCCTATTTTATCATCAAACCGTTTGTCATCATTGCAAGTAATTTCTTAACTTTTAATGAAGCTTACTTATTGAGTCTAACAAACGTTATTATTTATGTTTGGGTAGCTATATTACTCGTTATCATGATTAAAGATATCAATGATTATTCAATAAAAGAAACGATTAAAATCATCTTTTTGACGATGTTTACGATATTAATAGCTGTCTTACTTATCTTTATTGTTTATGTATTAATTTCACAATTGATATCATTTGTGATGTCAATAATTAATGAGGGGGTGTATCGAATTGAAAATGGTTAA
- a CDS encoding extracellular solute-binding protein, whose translation MNMKKIGIVGVILALVIFQHPNPAILAQDDKDKSKGNTVVEGAASILESKYSSYIKEHRGKSYQGNDIVLDKPENWVTDTSLLTSNDEKTALRIKQNDEANITIQAPETASYLIGLQYSTEGDNILPTQLEMKVNGQFPFYELRNLIFESRWEVPNETLKDKYGNEIVPQPNKVKEWQEKFISDASYRSSEPFYIELQKGDNEITFRTIEGNILIQSIILASVDELPGYPEGKVAGNEFIVLEAESSTYKNDSSIRASSLYNIDLTPYSAGKRVMNYLDSDSFKKPGHKVEYEFEIEKSGYYYMGMNYRQNVKIDFPVFVNLAIDGDIPFKQYKNYPFDYTPEFTHTTIRDPEKGVDIPIYLEAGKHTISLTISLDHIKSTIEKVEHLTKEIQTLSLELTKLTGPSIDRNRDIDVEKYIPGITKQLQTWTDEMSDLYEGVKKYNPNVAEIGAFSSLNIAEKQLKSLSKNVDKLIVRKNELSTGTNSITAHLGNLLQEIINNGLAVDKLYFYQDAEDVPEKKGFMKKQLAKVERLSKSFGEQDYAIDTVNPDHLQVWVNRPRQYIEIMQQLIDEQFTPSTGIQVDISLMPDENKLILSNASGDAPDVAVGVNYALPFEIAIRGALQDLTEFDDFDEVKKRFPEGLHVPAAVKNGIYALPDTMNFWVLFYRKDILDSLGLPVPDTLEQVKSYLPELQRKGMNFFYPTAGMAGLKTFASTMPIIYQNGGNFYGDTIGRTALNEEESIEGMRQLTELFTIYNMPYEVPSFYQQFRDTSLPIGISDYFMYNLILNAAPEIANTWDIALMPGIENEDGEIERWSAGGAESNVIFEDSAKKEESWEFLKWWSSTDVQIAFGNNLQTTYGKEYIWNTANIEAFEGLPWVTNHKNVILEQTEWVTEVPRVPGSYMLEREISNAYNSIVLDGANFRTAIDLASKRINRETFRKLEEFGFMKNGETIEPYPNPEFTNE comes from the coding sequence ATGAATATGAAGAAAATAGGGATTGTTGGTGTTATTTTAGCATTAGTCATTTTTCAACATCCAAATCCGGCTATTCTTGCACAAGATGATAAAGATAAATCAAAAGGAAATACCGTTGTAGAGGGTGCAGCATCTATCCTTGAGAGCAAATACAGTTCATACATAAAAGAACATCGAGGGAAGTCCTATCAGGGGAACGATATAGTTTTGGATAAACCGGAAAATTGGGTGACGGATACATCTTTATTGACTTCCAATGATGAAAAGACTGCTTTGAGAATAAAGCAAAATGATGAAGCGAACATAACCATCCAGGCTCCAGAAACGGCATCTTATTTAATCGGATTACAGTATTCCACTGAGGGAGATAACATATTACCCACGCAACTTGAAATGAAGGTCAATGGACAATTTCCTTTTTATGAATTAAGAAACTTAATCTTTGAAAGTAGATGGGAAGTACCTAACGAAACGCTGAAAGATAAGTACGGTAATGAAATTGTTCCGCAACCGAACAAGGTAAAGGAATGGCAAGAAAAATTTATTAGCGATGCAAGTTATCGTAGTAGTGAACCTTTTTATATCGAGTTACAAAAAGGAGATAATGAGATTACTTTTCGTACGATCGAAGGTAATATCTTAATTCAATCTATCATTCTTGCTTCGGTAGATGAGCTACCTGGTTATCCGGAAGGTAAGGTAGCAGGTAATGAATTTATAGTCTTAGAAGCAGAAAGTAGTACCTATAAAAATGATTCCTCTATCCGGGCTAGTTCACTCTATAATATTGATTTGACACCGTATAGTGCCGGAAAACGAGTAATGAATTATTTAGATAGTGATTCATTTAAAAAACCAGGTCACAAGGTCGAATATGAATTTGAAATAGAAAAATCCGGCTACTATTATATGGGAATGAATTACCGTCAAAATGTCAAGATAGATTTCCCGGTATTTGTAAACTTGGCGATTGATGGTGACATCCCATTTAAACAATATAAAAATTATCCGTTTGACTATACGCCTGAATTTACGCATACGACAATCCGTGACCCCGAAAAGGGCGTGGATATACCGATTTACCTTGAAGCTGGAAAACATACAATCAGTTTGACAATCAGCTTAGATCATATAAAGTCGACGATTGAAAAAGTCGAACATTTAACGAAAGAAATTCAAACATTATCATTAGAACTCACTAAATTGACAGGTCCTAGTATTGACCGCAACCGTGATATTGATGTAGAAAAATATATACCCGGTATTACCAAGCAGTTGCAAACTTGGACAGATGAAATGAGTGACCTTTATGAAGGGGTTAAAAAGTATAATCCTAATGTAGCAGAGATAGGGGCATTTTCATCTCTTAATATAGCAGAAAAACAATTGAAAAGTCTTTCGAAAAATGTTGATAAGTTAATTGTGAGAAAAAATGAATTATCAACGGGAACGAACTCTATTACTGCACATTTAGGGAATTTACTGCAAGAAATTATCAATAACGGCTTAGCTGTCGATAAATTGTATTTCTATCAAGATGCTGAAGATGTTCCAGAAAAAAAAGGGTTTATGAAGAAACAGTTGGCCAAAGTGGAACGTTTGTCGAAGTCGTTTGGTGAACAAGATTATGCAATTGATACTGTAAATCCAGATCACCTACAAGTTTGGGTTAACAGGCCAAGACAATATATTGAAATCATGCAACAACTAATTGACGAACAGTTTACACCATCAACAGGTATTCAGGTCGATATTTCACTAATGCCGGATGAAAATAAGCTTATTTTGTCGAATGCTTCAGGAGATGCTCCAGACGTAGCAGTTGGCGTCAATTATGCACTTCCTTTTGAAATAGCTATAAGAGGAGCCTTACAAGATCTAACGGAATTCGATGATTTTGATGAAGTGAAGAAGAGGTTTCCTGAAGGCTTACATGTTCCTGCCGCAGTGAAAAATGGCATTTATGCTTTGCCAGATACGATGAATTTTTGGGTGTTATTTTACCGTAAGGACATTTTAGATTCACTAGGCCTACCTGTCCCTGATACACTCGAACAAGTGAAATCCTATCTTCCAGAGTTGCAAAGAAAAGGGATGAACTTCTTTTATCCGACAGCAGGTATGGCGGGTCTAAAGACCTTTGCTAGTACAATGCCAATTATTTATCAAAATGGTGGTAATTTTTACGGAGATACCATTGGTCGAACGGCATTAAATGAAGAAGAATCCATTGAAGGTATGCGGCAATTGACAGAACTGTTCACGATTTACAATATGCCCTATGAAGTTCCTAGTTTTTATCAGCAATTTAGGGACACGTCATTACCAATCGGTATATCAGATTATTTCATGTACAATCTGATATTAAATGCAGCACCAGAAATAGCGAATACTTGGGATATTGCATTGATGCCTGGTATTGAAAATGAAGATGGAGAGATTGAAAGATGGTCTGCAGGTGGAGCTGAAAGTAATGTGATTTTTGAGGATTCTGCGAAAAAAGAAGAATCATGGGAGTTCTTGAAATGGTGGTCTAGTACAGACGTACAGATCGCATTTGGTAATAATCTTCAAACGACATATGGTAAAGAATATATTTGGAACACAGCAAATATAGAAGCCTTTGAAGGACTGCCTTGGGTTACAAATCATAAAAATGTAATTTTAGAGCAAACAGAGTGGGTCACAGAAGTACCAAGAGTTCCAGGAAGTTACATGCTTGAAAGAGAAATTAGTAATGCTTATAACTCTATTGTGTTAGATGGAGCAAACTTTAGAACAGCTATTGACTTGGCAAGTAAACGTATCAATCGTGAAACTTTTAGGAAGTTGGAGGAATTTGGCTTTATGAAAAATGGCGAGACTATAGAGCCTTATCCAAATCCAGAGTTTACTAACGAGTAA
- a CDS encoding carbohydrate ABC transporter permease encodes MALKVSGNNPSKFNRSQIKFYVFLIPFALFMMLPILFIINHAFKPLDELFAFPPRFFVNAPTFDNFRNLFDLANTSGIPLSRYVLNSLIVTVAVVFFSIIISAMAGFVLSKKQFRGKKALFEINNVALMFVPIAVTIPRFLTISFLGIDDTFFAHILPLLAMPVGLFLIKQFIDQIPDALIEAAIVDGANDFQIFWKIILPLIKPALATAAILVFQVVWNNVETSTLFTTSENMRTLAFFMNTLAVNTNVVVGQGMAAVASLIMFIPNLVLFIILQSSVMNTMSHSGLK; translated from the coding sequence ATGGCCTTAAAAGTTAGTGGTAATAATCCAAGTAAATTTAATAGGAGTCAAATTAAGTTTTATGTATTTTTAATACCCTTTGCATTGTTCATGATGCTTCCGATTCTCTTTATCATCAATCATGCCTTTAAACCATTAGATGAACTATTTGCGTTTCCACCGCGATTTTTCGTCAATGCACCAACATTTGATAACTTTAGGAATTTGTTTGATTTGGCGAATACGTCCGGAATCCCTTTAAGTAGATATGTGTTGAACAGTTTAATTGTCACAGTTGCAGTTGTATTCTTTTCTATCATTATTTCTGCGATGGCAGGGTTTGTTCTATCGAAAAAGCAATTTAGAGGAAAAAAAGCACTATTTGAAATCAATAATGTTGCCTTGATGTTTGTACCAATTGCAGTTACCATCCCTAGATTTTTAACGATTTCATTCTTAGGGATTGATGATACATTTTTTGCTCATATTTTGCCATTGCTTGCTATGCCAGTAGGGCTGTTTTTGATCAAACAGTTTATTGATCAGATTCCGGATGCCTTAATTGAAGCGGCCATTGTTGATGGGGCAAATGATTTTCAAATCTTTTGGAAAATTATTCTGCCGCTCATCAAACCAGCGTTGGCAACAGCTGCTATTTTAGTATTCCAAGTAGTATGGAATAACGTAGAAACATCAACGTTGTTTACGACAAGTGAAAATATGCGTACGTTAGCATTCTTTATGAATACACTTGCAGTAAATACGAATGTTGTCGTTGGACAAGGTATGGCGGCCGTTGCATCCCTTATTATGTTTATTCCGAACTTAGTTTTATTTATTATTTTACAAAGTAGTGTAATGAACACGATGTCACATTCAGGGTTAAAGTAG
- a CDS encoding carbohydrate ABC transporter permease, with protein sequence MQKDKKNPYLFLLPYVLLFSVFIIIPIVMAIYLSFTNFNTIETPNFIGFLNYLNLLTQDEIFMQYVLPNTVLFAVIVGPGGYILSFLLAWSLSQLTRVPRMILALIFYSPSMTSGVAMVVVWKVLFSGNQAGYVNSILMKFGILTEPLIFLQDTRFIMLIMIIVALWGSMGVGFLAMLAGVLNVDETLYEAGAIDGIRNRFQELFYITIPSMKPQMLFGAVMAIVGTFSTGVIGVALTGSNPTPSYAGQLIVNHIEDYGFIRFEMGYAAALSVVLLLIIFLFSYISKKLFSES encoded by the coding sequence ATGCAAAAAGACAAAAAGAATCCATATCTCTTTTTGCTTCCATATGTATTATTATTTTCAGTGTTTATCATCATCCCGATTGTAATGGCCATTTACCTATCATTTACGAATTTTAATACCATTGAAACACCTAACTTTATCGGGTTTTTAAACTATCTTAACTTGTTAACGCAGGATGAAATATTTATGCAATATGTCTTGCCTAACACTGTATTGTTTGCGGTAATTGTTGGACCGGGAGGATATATATTATCCTTCCTGTTGGCCTGGAGCTTATCACAATTAACAAGAGTGCCGCGTATGATCTTGGCATTAATTTTCTATTCACCATCTATGACATCGGGTGTAGCAATGGTTGTTGTTTGGAAAGTCTTGTTTAGTGGTAATCAGGCTGGTTATGTAAATAGCATATTGATGAAATTTGGTATTCTCACAGAACCACTGATATTTTTACAGGATACTAGATTTATCATGTTAATTATGATTATTGTAGCCCTTTGGGGAAGTATGGGTGTTGGATTCTTAGCTATGCTTGCAGGTGTTCTAAATGTAGATGAAACACTCTATGAGGCGGGCGCTATTGATGGTATTCGAAATCGCTTCCAAGAGCTATTTTACATTACGATTCCATCAATGAAACCACAAATGTTGTTTGGTGCAGTAATGGCTATTGTCGGAACTTTTTCTACCGGAGTTATTGGTGTGGCACTGACAGGATCGAACCCCACACCCTCATATGCGGGACAATTAATTGTTAACCATATTGAAGACTATGGATTTATTCGATTTGAAATGGGTTATGCAGCAGCACTTTCAGTTGTATTATTGCTGATTATTTTCTTGTTTTCTTATATCTCGAAAAAGCTGTTTAGCGAATCCTAA
- a CDS encoding DUF5696 domain-containing protein, whose product MVNIKTVIKPILFIVLLLAVIIYLFTGKESKEIVGPPKVPEPTVTEGSNEEEGSSEGVTQPEVAAPEQLGKDDKTPENRAGFYDVTQQEIDGHRFVVANDQQEMYMKEENLSIIMRDKNTGAVMYSTVDKPVKSNEEWTNFMRSSIVLEYLVGTNIVVYRADMYSGNPEKKITYTTDGFVANIYYPELEISYEVQVLLTDEGFKVEIPQDKITEDNSKYKVAGVYVYPFLGYSKLDDREGYMFIPDGSGALIRLKDNDGKFKQPYSEMVYGSNVGIDDSYVLSLFNQMNPFNKPERILAPVFGMVQTDLAMGYLGIIEEGQFSAKVEAYPSGAIIPYNWITAKFIYRQVYNQPTSKDSGTMVVRQKNMNNFDIKVRYDFVSEDKADYVGLAGKYRTYLLSNKLITEKGNEFKVRVDLLGSDIEKGLVFNKDIPMTTFEQASEIFNGLQDNGVKDILSIYKGWQDNGYYASLPVRSFKTESKLSDEMTIQDLMQETKDKSIDLYLGHDALRINGEEQGNTKYKVMKKYNKQAYNENVYGKVYNSFGYLNPQSSADIMEKMKKEYKDNDVDNIMISGISNELFSYSEGSKEFDRIKTKEYYESIVADYSDNFNILLEQPFSYLWDYTNKVVDLPMKSSNYVFTDEEIPFLALTLRGIVPLYSEYTNFQANQKEFFLQLVEQGLNPSFYITHEDPSELLNTNSSHIYSSKYDRYDEMIQAYYQELKEVYEQTEGSIIQDYSRLNGVTKVTYGNGTIIYVNYQQQDVQFDGLTIKGLSYKVVQDH is encoded by the coding sequence ATGGTTAACATTAAAACCGTTATCAAACCCATCCTTTTTATAGTCTTGTTATTGGCTGTAATAATCTATTTGTTTACGGGAAAAGAATCAAAAGAAATTGTAGGTCCGCCGAAAGTGCCTGAACCAACTGTTACTGAAGGTTCGAATGAAGAAGAGGGGTCTAGTGAAGGTGTAACACAGCCTGAAGTAGCTGCACCTGAGCAACTAGGTAAAGATGATAAAACACCGGAAAATAGGGCGGGATTTTACGATGTAACACAACAAGAAATTGATGGTCATCGATTTGTCGTAGCGAATGATCAACAAGAAATGTACATGAAGGAAGAAAATTTATCCATCATTATGAGGGATAAAAATACGGGTGCAGTTATGTATTCAACGGTTGACAAGCCGGTGAAAAGTAATGAGGAATGGACGAACTTCATGAGATCGTCCATTGTTCTGGAGTATCTTGTAGGTACCAATATTGTTGTTTATCGTGCAGATATGTATTCAGGAAATCCAGAAAAGAAAATAACCTATACAACAGATGGTTTTGTAGCAAATATCTATTATCCGGAGCTAGAAATTTCTTATGAAGTGCAAGTACTTTTAACAGATGAAGGCTTTAAAGTGGAAATTCCTCAAGATAAAATTACAGAGGATAATAGTAAGTACAAAGTGGCAGGCGTATATGTCTATCCTTTCTTAGGTTACTCAAAGCTAGATGATCGAGAAGGTTATATGTTCATACCTGATGGTTCTGGGGCTTTGATTCGATTGAAAGATAACGATGGCAAATTTAAACAACCCTATTCTGAAATGGTTTACGGTTCCAATGTGGGGATAGATGATTCATATGTTTTATCCCTATTTAATCAAATGAATCCTTTTAATAAACCAGAACGTATTTTGGCTCCAGTGTTTGGTATGGTTCAAACAGATTTAGCAATGGGCTATTTAGGGATTATTGAAGAAGGTCAATTTAGTGCAAAGGTTGAAGCGTATCCAAGCGGTGCAATTATCCCGTATAACTGGATTACAGCTAAGTTTATTTATCGTCAGGTGTATAACCAACCAACGAGTAAGGATTCCGGAACGATGGTTGTACGTCAAAAGAATATGAATAACTTTGACATTAAGGTTCGTTATGATTTTGTTTCTGAAGACAAAGCGGATTATGTAGGTTTGGCTGGAAAATATCGTACATATTTACTGTCCAATAAATTGATTACTGAAAAGGGCAATGAATTTAAAGTACGAGTGGATTTATTGGGTTCAGATATAGAAAAAGGGTTAGTCTTTAACAAGGATATACCGATGACTACTTTTGAACAGGCAAGTGAAATTTTCAATGGTTTGCAAGACAATGGTGTAAAAGATATTTTGTCTATTTATAAGGGCTGGCAAGATAATGGCTACTACGCAAGTTTACCCGTTCGATCCTTTAAAACAGAATCGAAGTTAAGTGATGAAATGACAATACAGGACTTAATGCAGGAGACGAAAGATAAAAGTATCGACCTGTACCTTGGTCACGACGCATTGAGAATTAACGGAGAAGAACAAGGAAATACGAAATATAAAGTAATGAAAAAGTACAATAAGCAAGCTTATAATGAAAACGTTTATGGTAAAGTTTACAATTCCTTTGGTTACTTAAATCCTCAATCTTCTGCAGATATTATGGAAAAGATGAAAAAGGAATATAAGGATAATGACGTTGATAATATTATGATTAGTGGAATTTCGAATGAGCTTTTTTCTTACAGTGAGGGCAGTAAAGAATTTGATCGGATTAAGACCAAAGAATACTATGAGTCGATTGTGGCTGATTATAGTGACAACTTTAATATATTATTAGAGCAGCCATTTTCTTATCTATGGGATTATACTAACAAAGTTGTTGACCTTCCGATGAAGTCATCTAATTACGTGTTTACAGATGAGGAGATTCCGTTTTTAGCGCTAACGTTGAGAGGAATTGTTCCATTATATTCGGAGTATACCAATTTTCAGGCAAACCAAAAAGAGTTTTTCTTACAGCTAGTGGAACAAGGGTTGAATCCATCTTTCTATATCACGCACGAAGACCCGTCAGAATTGCTGAACACCAATTCTTCACATATTTATAGTTCAAAATATGACCGTTACGATGAAATGATACAAGCTTACTACCAGGAGTTAAAGGAAGTCTACGAGCAAACAGAGGGTTCTATCATTCAGGATTATAGTCGTTTAAATGGCGTTACCAAAGTAACTTATGGCAACGGTACAATCATTTATGTCAACTATCAGCAACAAGACGTCCAGTTCGACGGACTAACCATTAAGGGCTTGTCATATAAGGTGGTGCAAGACCATTGA
- a CDS encoding family 43 glycosylhydrolase, producing MEKKITVFLVVLCALVSFTMIAHADNPIIKDRFSADPAALVHDGKVYLYTGHDEARPSGNTFMIKEWNVFSSDDLVNWELEGQLPRTEFKWARRDSAWASQAIERDGQFYWYVTVLNGDPADPGYSIGVAQSDHPAKGFKDVLGGPLITPSMTTDPEYMGTVPWDDIDPSVFIDKGGQAYLYWGNTHLYYVKLNDNMIELDGVIERVEIANMPVGYTEAPWLHEYDGQYYLTYAMNYPEEIGYAMSDSPEGPWTYKGKLMDKLPGSSTSHPAIIEFEEQWYFIYHAATLPTGGEFRRSTSIEKMYYNPDGTIRKIMPTVSGVSDHSYLMQAYSDADRYVRHMGIGLQVTSLKKDNTNYKWHVVPGLADNHETYLSFQSDSKPGFYMKRKDQQIVMAKNDGIDSFKEAATFQVVPGLADKKASSYQAYGDDLYLYHDEDNQLTLTMMNATRDSERATFRLEGVKLKADKDEVTVEAINVDEIPVPASRIYVPVGIIVLGLAITTTLYATRRKNKSR from the coding sequence ATGGAAAAGAAAATCACGGTTTTTCTGGTGGTATTGTGTGCACTTGTATCATTTACGATGATTGCCCATGCGGATAATCCTATTATTAAAGATCGTTTCTCTGCTGATCCAGCTGCATTGGTCCATGATGGTAAGGTTTATCTATATACGGGTCATGATGAAGCAAGACCTAGTGGAAACACCTTTATGATTAAAGAATGGAATGTATTTTCTTCCGATGACCTTGTGAACTGGGAGCTTGAAGGTCAATTACCTCGGACGGAATTTAAGTGGGCTCGCAGGGATAGTGCTTGGGCTTCCCAAGCGATTGAAAGAGATGGTCAATTTTATTGGTATGTAACAGTATTGAACGGAGATCCGGCTGACCCGGGTTATTCAATTGGTGTTGCACAATCGGATCATCCGGCGAAGGGATTTAAAGATGTACTCGGCGGCCCGCTTATTACACCGAGCATGACTACAGATCCAGAATATATGGGAACAGTGCCATGGGATGATATTGATCCGTCTGTTTTTATCGATAAAGGTGGTCAGGCTTATCTCTATTGGGGAAATACGCATCTTTATTATGTGAAATTGAACGACAATATGATCGAACTGGATGGTGTTATTGAGCGTGTAGAAATCGCAAATATGCCAGTTGGTTATACGGAAGCACCTTGGCTTCATGAATACGATGGGCAGTATTACTTGACCTATGCAATGAATTATCCAGAAGAGATTGGTTATGCGATGAGTGACAGTCCTGAAGGTCCGTGGACATATAAGGGCAAGTTGATGGATAAATTGCCGGGAAGTTCGACAAGCCATCCTGCTATTATTGAGTTTGAAGAGCAATGGTATTTTATCTATCATGCGGCTACTTTACCTACAGGTGGCGAGTTTAGGCGCTCGACTTCGATAGAAAAAATGTATTATAACCCAGATGGAACCATTCGAAAAATAATGCCAACTGTATCTGGTGTAAGTGATCATAGTTATTTAATGCAAGCTTATAGCGATGCGGATCGCTATGTGCGTCATATGGGAATTGGACTCCAAGTGACATCTTTAAAAAAGGATAACACGAATTATAAATGGCATGTCGTACCTGGGTTAGCAGATAATCATGAAACATATCTGTCTTTTCAATCGGATAGTAAGCCAGGTTTTTATATGAAGAGAAAAGACCAGCAAATAGTGATGGCTAAGAATGACGGAATAGATAGTTTTAAAGAAGCAGCAACATTTCAAGTTGTTCCGGGTTTAGCTGATAAAAAAGCATCCTCCTATCAGGCATACGGCGATGATTTATATTTGTATCACGATGAGGATAATCAATTGACGTTAACAATGATGAACGCAACAAGAGATAGCGAACGTGCAACTTTTCGACTGGAGGGCGTAAAGCTGAAAGCGGATAAGGATGAAGTAACTGTAGAAGCAATTAATGTGGATGAAATACCTGTGCCTGCTAGTCGAATTTATGTACCTGTAGGCATCATTGTCCTTGGATTAGCTATAACAACTACACTGTATGCGACGAGAAGGAAAAATAAGAGTAGATAA